The proteins below come from a single Corynebacterium cystitidis genomic window:
- a CDS encoding acetyl-CoA hydrolase/transferase family protein has product MSDRILNDQLRGKVMSAEEAAQFINNGDNVGISGFTGAGYPKALPKAIAEKAKEAHGRGEEFKINVFSGASTADDCDGVLAEANAINFRTPYNSDKTLRGQFNSGEAFYSDVHLSHLGQQVVQGFFGDMQVAIIEATKIKEDGAIVPSSAVGNNVEYVEAADKVIIEVNSWQSEDLEGMHDIYVPERLWDRKPFEITNVGDRIGETVHRIDPSKIVAVVETNEADRNAPFKAPDEVSEKIAANFLQFLEDEVAAGRLTYDNYIMQSGVGNVPNAVMAGLLDSKFENITAYTEVIQDGMLDLIDAGKMSTASATSFSLSPGAAQRMNENADFYNKHIILRPQAISNHPEIIRRVGLIATNGLIEADLFGNVNSTNVSGAKVMNGIGGSGDFTRNAYISSFITPSVAKDGAISCIVPFSSHIDHTEHDVMVIVTEQGYADLRGLAPRQRARKMIEIAHPDYRPLLEEYLERGEANGGHTPVDLPTAFEFHTRLAETGTMKK; this is encoded by the coding sequence ATGAGCGATCGAATTCTCAATGACCAGCTCCGCGGCAAGGTGATGTCCGCAGAAGAAGCAGCACAATTTATCAATAACGGTGACAACGTCGGTATCTCCGGCTTCACCGGCGCCGGCTACCCGAAGGCCCTACCAAAGGCGATCGCCGAAAAGGCGAAGGAAGCTCACGGTCGTGGCGAAGAATTCAAGATCAACGTCTTTTCTGGTGCCTCCACCGCTGATGATTGCGATGGTGTGCTCGCAGAAGCAAATGCGATCAACTTCCGTACCCCGTACAACTCTGACAAGACGCTGCGTGGTCAGTTCAATTCTGGTGAGGCGTTCTACTCGGACGTTCACCTATCTCATTTGGGCCAGCAGGTTGTCCAGGGCTTCTTCGGTGACATGCAGGTAGCGATCATCGAGGCCACGAAGATTAAGGAAGACGGCGCCATTGTGCCGTCGTCGGCCGTAGGTAACAACGTTGAATACGTAGAGGCTGCAGACAAGGTCATCATCGAGGTTAACTCCTGGCAGTCGGAGGACCTTGAGGGCATGCACGATATCTACGTCCCTGAGCGTCTGTGGGACCGCAAGCCATTCGAGATCACCAACGTGGGCGACCGCATCGGCGAGACCGTCCATCGCATTGACCCATCCAAGATCGTCGCTGTGGTTGAGACCAACGAAGCGGACCGCAATGCACCTTTTAAGGCGCCAGACGAGGTTTCCGAGAAGATTGCAGCAAACTTCCTCCAGTTCCTCGAGGATGAGGTAGCAGCAGGCCGCCTAACCTACGACAACTACATCATGCAGTCCGGCGTGGGCAATGTCCCTAACGCTGTGATGGCAGGCCTGTTGGACTCCAAGTTCGAGAACATTACCGCCTATACCGAGGTCATCCAGGATGGCATGCTCGACCTGATCGACGCCGGCAAGATGTCTACGGCATCGGCAACTTCGTTCTCCCTGTCTCCTGGGGCAGCGCAGCGCATGAACGAAAACGCTGACTTCTACAACAAGCACATCATCCTGCGCCCACAGGCAATTTCGAACCACCCAGAGATCATCCGTCGTGTTGGTCTGATCGCCACTAATGGCCTGATCGAGGCGGATCTGTTCGGTAACGTCAACTCCACCAACGTCTCGGGTGCGAAGGTGATGAACGGTATCGGTGGCTCTGGCGACTTCACCCGCAACGCCTACATCTCGTCTTTCATCACCCCATCCGTGGCGAAGGACGGCGCAATCTCCTGCATCGTCCCCTTCTCCTCCCACATCGACCACACCGAGCATGATGTGATGGTGATTGTGACTGAGCAGGGTTACGCAGACCTGCGTGGCCTGGCACCACGCCAACGCGCACGCAAGATGATTGAGATTGCACACCCTGACTACCGCCCGTTGCTGGAGGAGTACCTTGAGCGCGGCGAGGCCAATGGTGGACACACCCCAGTGGACTTGCCAACTGCGTTCGAGTTCCATACTCGCCTTGCAGAAACCGGCACCATGAAGAAGTAG
- a CDS encoding sugar transferase, producing the protein MAMVLRDLSPWSPTSRGRQRTVLYRPLKRCVDITISSAALILLSPVMLVIALIVKLDDGGPVLFHQRRVGHNGKEFTMLKFRTMRTDAEELLPEVTYAQAEGELKNDPKLFKLKKDPRIIRSGTLLRQFSLDELPQFFNVLVGDMSLIGPRPPLVREVDQYCDEEKRRLSVKPGMTGLWQVSGRSNLTWEETIKRDLYYVDNHNSLLDFRIFLKTFKAVLSRDGAY; encoded by the coding sequence ATGGCGATGGTATTGCGGGACCTTTCGCCCTGGAGCCCAACCTCCAGGGGAAGGCAACGGACTGTTCTATATCGGCCTTTGAAAAGATGTGTGGATATAACAATTTCTTCTGCGGCTCTGATCCTGCTGAGCCCAGTGATGTTAGTGATTGCCCTTATTGTCAAACTTGATGATGGTGGCCCTGTTCTTTTCCACCAGCGCCGAGTGGGGCATAACGGAAAAGAGTTCACCATGCTGAAATTTCGTACGATGAGAACCGATGCGGAGGAGCTGCTGCCAGAGGTCACCTACGCCCAAGCAGAAGGAGAACTAAAAAACGATCCGAAGCTATTCAAGCTTAAAAAGGATCCCCGAATTATTCGCTCCGGTACTTTGTTGCGCCAGTTCAGCTTGGATGAGCTGCCACAGTTTTTCAATGTGCTTGTCGGAGACATGAGCTTGATTGGTCCACGGCCACCGCTGGTTCGTGAAGTTGATCAGTACTGCGATGAGGAAAAGCGCCGTTTGAGCGTCAAACCGGGAATGACCGGTCTGTGGCAGGTATCAGGGCGCTCCAATTTGACCTGGGAGGAAACTATCAAACGCGACCTCTACTATGTCGACAATCACAACTCTTTGTTAGATTTTCGAATTTTCCTGAAGACTTTCAAAGCTGTTCTATCTCGAGATGGAGCCTACTAA
- a CDS encoding CDP-alcohol phosphatidyltransferase family protein: MPAYTRWVNRRGARVVAAFAYALGWTPNMVTVISATLSLIGMVVIIFAPPVGWTGIVAAIFFAAGYLFDSADGQLARVSATSSATGEWVDHVVDAFRSPAIHVAVAFAIVLHRPDYAWLAVVAVGYSIVTSGQFLSQILAEALIRKAGRAQTRGGNLRSWILLPTDPGVLCWTFILWGSASLFSVGYGLLAAVAVAHALVSMRRRYRDLRALDVAGQEARLA; this comes from the coding sequence GTGCCGGCGTACACCCGTTGGGTCAATCGTCGCGGCGCACGTGTAGTCGCGGCCTTTGCTTATGCGTTGGGGTGGACACCGAATATGGTCACCGTTATTTCTGCGACATTGTCGCTGATCGGAATGGTAGTTATCATTTTTGCCCCACCGGTAGGGTGGACGGGGATAGTCGCCGCGATCTTCTTCGCCGCTGGGTATCTTTTTGACTCGGCAGATGGGCAGCTGGCGCGTGTCAGCGCAACATCCTCGGCAACTGGTGAATGGGTGGACCACGTTGTTGATGCTTTTCGGTCTCCAGCAATCCATGTTGCAGTAGCGTTCGCCATAGTGCTGCACCGGCCTGATTATGCCTGGCTTGCTGTCGTTGCAGTCGGATACTCGATAGTGACAAGTGGGCAGTTTCTGAGCCAGATTTTGGCTGAGGCCCTGATCCGCAAAGCTGGCAGAGCTCAAACCCGCGGGGGAAATCTCAGATCGTGGATTCTATTACCTACTGACCCGGGCGTTCTGTGTTGGACGTTCATTCTGTGGGGCAGCGCTTCGCTGTTTTCTGTCGGATACGGGCTACTAGCGGCAGTGGCCGTTGCCCACGCACTGGTATCCATGAGACGGCGCTATCGGGATTTGCGGGCCCTAGACGTTGCTGGGCAGGAGGCGCGCCTTGCCTAA
- a CDS encoding glycosyltransferase family 2 protein: MPKLSVILPAQNAASTVARAVSSTLRALPSDAELVVLDDGSTDHTAASARAGGTRKGVVDKRLRVERRDGSGGIATALNWLLHHTDSDFVARMDADDICLPWRFHTPVRALECGDDVVFSQVNNFTGRKLKPAAPVPIPPDAFPVHLLLTNPVSHPAMVAQRSTLETLGGYREVPAEDYDLWMRAALHGARLRRVASWGLLYRVHPEQITASPTWRHASWRDPQQAETFAQLSKKITGVTLERLVSIALAPPEEKDAQLRHFEDAVLSAINELTGPQRLIVKNKLHARLAWARSYTHETTYTDQNRGH; this comes from the coding sequence TTGCCTAAGCTTAGCGTCATCCTCCCCGCCCAGAATGCTGCCAGCACCGTCGCACGGGCTGTGTCCTCAACCCTGCGGGCATTACCGTCAGACGCAGAACTTGTCGTTCTTGATGATGGCTCAACTGATCACACGGCAGCCAGTGCCCGAGCTGGAGGGACCCGAAAAGGTGTCGTCGATAAGCGACTTCGAGTAGAAAGACGTGACGGTTCAGGAGGGATAGCCACTGCGCTTAACTGGCTGCTGCACCATACTGACTCGGACTTTGTAGCGCGGATGGACGCCGATGATATCTGCTTGCCGTGGCGGTTTCATACTCCAGTTCGCGCCCTTGAATGCGGTGATGATGTCGTCTTTTCACAAGTGAACAACTTTACTGGGCGGAAGTTGAAACCGGCAGCTCCCGTGCCTATCCCGCCGGATGCTTTTCCGGTTCATCTCTTGCTTACTAACCCTGTCTCGCACCCAGCGATGGTGGCGCAAAGGTCAACCTTAGAAACTCTTGGTGGCTATCGCGAAGTCCCAGCGGAAGACTATGACCTGTGGATGCGGGCAGCGCTGCACGGCGCTCGCCTCCGCAGGGTAGCAAGTTGGGGGCTGTTGTACCGGGTCCACCCAGAACAGATCACCGCCTCGCCCACATGGAGGCACGCTTCATGGCGCGATCCGCAGCAGGCTGAAACCTTTGCTCAGCTGAGCAAAAAAATCACCGGGGTCACACTCGAACGCCTTGTGTCTATTGCACTTGCACCCCCAGAGGAAAAAGATGCACAACTGCGACACTTCGAAGATGCTGTTCTGTCAGCCATCAACGAGCTGACAGGCCCGCAGCGACTCATTGTGAAAAACAAGCTGCATGCTCGCCTGGCGTGGGCCCGCAGCTATACTCACGAAACTACGTACACGGATCAAAACAGAGGTCACTGA
- the dusB gene encoding tRNA dihydrouridine synthase DusB, producing the protein MASVTLSTAQPTLRIGTLNLDSPVILAPMAGVTNMPFRVLCREIEEELTGTSSGLYVCEMITARALVEGNEKTLHMTKFADVETPRSMQLYTVDPEYTYKAVRQIVEQDMADHVDMNFGCPVPKVTRRGGGSAIPYKRRLYGNIVSAAVRAAEGSGIPITVKFRIGIDEETHTHFDAGRIAAEEGAAAVTLHARTAAERYSGQAHWDEITRLVEHMEGTNVPVLGNGDIFAADDAARMMAHTGCAGVEVGRGCLGRPWLFAQLGAQLRGEPIPDDPTLGTVTHIIYRHAELLAEHSGQHHACRDIRKHIGWYLRGYPVGGEVRKELAHVSSLSELRDKLAPWAESDARAEDADGARGRQGSPSKVALPDGWLDDPEDETVPEGAEIENNGG; encoded by the coding sequence ATGGCCAGCGTGACTCTCTCTACTGCCCAGCCCACACTGCGTATTGGCACGCTCAACCTCGACTCGCCTGTCATCCTTGCCCCGATGGCAGGCGTGACAAACATGCCGTTTCGCGTGCTGTGCCGAGAGATTGAGGAAGAGCTTACCGGGACATCGTCTGGGTTATATGTGTGTGAGATGATTACCGCCCGCGCCCTTGTGGAGGGCAATGAGAAAACACTGCATATGACCAAGTTCGCGGACGTGGAGACCCCTCGGTCCATGCAGTTATATACAGTCGACCCCGAATACACCTACAAAGCCGTTCGCCAGATCGTGGAACAAGACATGGCCGACCACGTCGATATGAACTTTGGGTGCCCTGTACCTAAGGTCACCCGGCGCGGTGGTGGATCAGCGATCCCTTATAAACGCCGCCTCTACGGCAATATCGTCTCGGCCGCTGTCCGCGCCGCCGAAGGATCGGGAATTCCTATCACCGTGAAGTTCCGAATTGGGATCGACGAAGAAACACATACGCATTTCGACGCCGGACGCATCGCCGCCGAAGAAGGCGCTGCAGCCGTTACCCTCCATGCGCGCACCGCTGCCGAGCGCTACTCGGGCCAGGCACACTGGGATGAGATTACCCGCCTTGTTGAGCACATGGAGGGCACCAACGTCCCGGTCCTTGGCAACGGCGACATCTTCGCCGCCGACGACGCCGCACGGATGATGGCCCACACCGGCTGCGCCGGCGTGGAAGTAGGGCGCGGCTGCCTTGGACGCCCGTGGCTCTTCGCCCAGTTGGGCGCCCAACTGCGGGGCGAGCCCATCCCCGACGACCCCACGCTGGGCACAGTCACACACATCATCTATCGCCACGCCGAGCTCCTTGCTGAGCACTCTGGGCAACACCATGCCTGCCGCGATATTCGTAAGCATATTGGCTGGTATTTGCGTGGCTATCCCGTGGGAGGTGAGGTGCGGAAAGAATTAGCGCACGTTTCGTCGTTAAGCGAACTGCGTGACAAGCTCGCACCCTGGGCCGAATCCGATGCCCGAGCCGAGGACGCCGATGGTGCACGCGGGCGCCAAGGGTCCCCGTCGAAAGTCGCGCTGCCCGACGGATGGCTTGATGATCCAGAAGATGAGACAGTACCCGAAGGCGCAGAAATTGAGAATAACGGCGGCTAG
- a CDS encoding adenylyltransferase/cytidyltransferase family protein → MQQRPSDEGKVQKENASDSKDKCAAVGYVPGGFDMFHIGHLNILRKARERCEYLVVGVATDESLARMKGRPPVVPLAERIEIISSLRFVDEVVTDIDLNKQVAWRRRPFDVLFKGDDWKGTDKGHRLEEELAAVGARVEYLPYTPTTSSTLLRQFLTREVSEENKAGIAHGNNISSSHGLRKNI, encoded by the coding sequence ATGCAACAGCGTCCGTCGGATGAAGGAAAAGTGCAGAAAGAAAACGCGAGTGACAGCAAAGATAAGTGCGCAGCAGTCGGCTATGTGCCTGGTGGGTTTGATATGTTCCATATCGGTCACCTGAATATCCTTCGCAAAGCACGAGAGCGTTGTGAATATCTTGTGGTCGGTGTTGCTACCGACGAATCCCTTGCCAGGATGAAAGGCCGACCACCGGTTGTGCCTCTAGCAGAAAGAATAGAAATTATTTCTAGTCTGCGCTTTGTCGATGAGGTGGTCACTGATATTGACCTGAACAAACAGGTTGCCTGGCGGCGCCGACCGTTCGATGTGCTCTTTAAAGGCGATGATTGGAAAGGTACAGACAAAGGACACCGCTTAGAGGAAGAACTCGCTGCCGTCGGCGCGCGGGTGGAGTACTTGCCCTATACGCCAACTACATCATCAACGCTGTTGCGACAGTTTCTCACTCGAGAAGTTAGCGAAGAAAACAAGGCTGGTATCGCCCACGGTAACAACATCTCCTCTTCTCACGGTTTGAGAAAGAACATCTAG
- a CDS encoding Wzz/FepE/Etk N-terminal domain-containing protein has protein sequence MKTENYIEHASEGFDGIGAILRRRKAWVAAGVILGLLAALVFTQLVPRQYTATAHVHISAPKDAQGSGKSSKNAIDMDSQRELAGSEKTANAAADKLGGSWTSRELLDGVEVGGDTESTIMSVSFTAESAERAVEGATGMAQAFIQVGADSAKKQHNTAVAAIDEQIKQQQEALGALQNSTTWLTEVEQSQAGSLRDFITDLQERRIELETTGDLNREIITGAEANPVTSGLSVLQALFLGLIGGLALGVVLALIAHATSRRPADSAEIARIVGAPIFRPTATAGDDTDTRWNLATIFAGHAIGQGKKAALLFDDRNDASSNAAKTMANSLGADLYGVKDSWIDAIKFAGVVDAVVIILASTWTKDAIRRLRADLDKVDANVVGVVVADAKPEPVGK, from the coding sequence ATGAAAACGGAGAACTATATCGAACACGCATCTGAAGGCTTTGATGGCATAGGGGCAATTCTGCGTCGTCGAAAAGCCTGGGTGGCGGCCGGGGTAATCTTGGGCCTGCTGGCTGCATTGGTGTTTACTCAGCTTGTGCCACGGCAGTACACCGCAACAGCACATGTGCACATAAGCGCACCAAAAGACGCCCAAGGCTCAGGAAAGTCATCGAAAAACGCGATCGATATGGATTCGCAGCGGGAGTTAGCTGGGTCAGAAAAGACGGCAAACGCTGCAGCCGACAAGCTTGGTGGTTCATGGACCAGCAGGGAGCTTCTCGACGGGGTCGAAGTCGGAGGTGATACAGAAAGCACCATCATGAGCGTGTCTTTTACTGCTGAATCTGCTGAACGCGCAGTGGAAGGTGCGACAGGAATGGCGCAGGCCTTTATCCAGGTCGGGGCTGATTCCGCCAAAAAACAACACAACACTGCCGTAGCAGCAATCGATGAGCAAATTAAGCAGCAACAAGAGGCACTGGGCGCTCTGCAGAACTCTACTACCTGGCTTACCGAAGTTGAGCAGTCTCAGGCTGGTTCCTTGCGCGACTTTATTACTGATCTCCAAGAGCGTCGCATCGAGCTTGAAACAACGGGAGATTTGAACCGGGAGATTATTACCGGGGCTGAAGCGAACCCAGTTACTTCGGGTCTCTCTGTGCTTCAGGCGTTGTTCCTCGGGCTAATAGGAGGTCTTGCCCTTGGTGTTGTCCTTGCCCTCATTGCTCATGCTACTTCTCGCAGACCCGCAGATAGCGCAGAAATAGCAAGGATCGTCGGTGCGCCAATCTTCCGCCCAACGGCCACAGCAGGAGATGATACTGATACTCGGTGGAATTTAGCGACAATCTTCGCAGGCCACGCAATCGGTCAGGGGAAAAAAGCAGCGTTGCTTTTCGACGACCGCAACGACGCTTCCAGTAATGCAGCAAAGACAATGGCCAATAGCCTTGGCGCTGATTTGTACGGGGTAAAAGACAGCTGGATCGACGCGATAAAATTTGCAGGTGTTGTTGACGCGGTTGTGATTATTTTAGCTTCAACCTGGACGAAAGACGCCATCCGACGTCTGCGGGCTGATCTAGACAAGGTGGACGCGAACGTGGTGGGCGTTGTGGTCGCTGATGCGAAACCAGAGCCGGTTGGGAAATAG